One Phyllobacterium sp. T1293 DNA window includes the following coding sequences:
- a CDS encoding polysaccharide lyase, whose translation MKRKTVLMAALVASVNLSSHASAEPKSDVLVDGFDGKDFSPTGGLYYRKNFEQSAGTVEFQSEVTRNGGGALKLSVKPLCPGTKHNCSERAEIWEKTDKRVPYNQGVWYGFAVKFADPIPTDDHRYLIAQWKREIGPKAVGDFSPFLALRLNKGKLFATIETNYIAPAKAQGTTPVKACGDGQTPVWLRPDTNQMRALVAADSNWTPQDGKQFNTCTNAITLTDRGNKLPTPDSGWIDFAIYTQPGPDGSGHVEIFANNKWIVTIKGHIGHADKGLGKNQYFKFGPYRAADDKEWALYYDDFRRSPRCEDVMDAQFCPVL comes from the coding sequence ATGAAGCGAAAGACCGTCCTGATGGCTGCCCTGGTTGCGAGTGTGAACCTATCATCCCATGCCAGCGCAGAGCCAAAGAGCGATGTGCTCGTGGACGGCTTTGACGGCAAGGATTTTTCGCCGACAGGCGGGCTCTATTATCGCAAGAATTTTGAGCAGAGTGCAGGAACCGTCGAATTTCAATCGGAAGTGACACGAAATGGCGGCGGCGCGCTGAAGCTCAGCGTCAAACCCTTATGCCCGGGTACAAAGCACAATTGCAGCGAGCGCGCGGAAATCTGGGAAAAGACTGACAAACGCGTGCCTTACAATCAGGGCGTCTGGTACGGTTTTGCGGTCAAATTTGCCGATCCCATACCGACGGACGATCACCGCTATCTCATTGCCCAATGGAAGCGTGAAATCGGCCCGAAGGCCGTTGGGGATTTCAGCCCTTTTCTGGCCCTGCGCCTCAACAAGGGCAAATTGTTTGCCACCATCGAGACCAATTATATTGCACCGGCAAAGGCACAGGGAACGACGCCTGTCAAAGCCTGCGGCGACGGGCAGACGCCGGTCTGGTTGCGCCCTGACACCAATCAGATGCGCGCACTGGTGGCCGCAGATTCAAACTGGACGCCGCAGGATGGCAAGCAGTTCAACACCTGCACCAATGCCATCACGCTGACGGATCGCGGCAATAAACTGCCGACACCCGATTCAGGCTGGATCGATTTTGCCATCTATACCCAGCCCGGGCCTGATGGGTCCGGCCATGTCGAGATATTTGCCAATAACAAATGGATTGTGACGATCAAGGGCCATATTGGCCATGCCGACAAGGGACTCGGCAAGAATCAATATTTCAAATTCGGCCCCTATCGCGCCGCAGACGACAAGGAATGGGCACTCTATTACGATGATTTCCGCCGCTCGCCCCGGTGTGAAGATGTGATGGATGCGCAGTTCTGCCCGGTTTTGTAA
- a CDS encoding adenylate/guanylate cyclase domain-containing protein has protein sequence MSTQTDVSAILLEKVADWLTRSSLAGENLETIVRGFCERIAAAGLPIARVHLTFSMLHPLYDALGFTWQRSSGLVVEGYRHTPGEKPERFLLSPYYYLLCNNLEHVRRRLDADSPNEFPIFEELKKEGITDYLAFVQPFSGESAQGMMGSWSTDSSAGFSESMIGALLKLQNHLAVAAKMAVLGKLADNMLSTYLGGNAGKRVLNGQIRRGDGETIRAALVMGDMRQSTMLAEKEGRQAYIDTLNHFFDAIAAPFNRGGGEILSFMGDGFLAVYPCGRHKDPSKVACQAALSAVFKAQTRVAELNRERRKDGLSDIRYGIGLHVGNVMFGNVGLKDRLTFSAFGSAVNEVQRLQGLTKKYSREVVASQAFATYCGGEWTTLGEEKLRGVGQKVTVLLPKQSATVVPEDAFDEVAYDGLSEAEQVMLLHRDAKIQDQRPLLEKFMQ, from the coding sequence ATGAGCACGCAAACTGACGTATCCGCCATACTTCTCGAAAAAGTCGCTGACTGGCTCACACGTTCTTCTCTTGCCGGCGAGAATCTTGAGACAATTGTACGAGGGTTTTGTGAACGCATCGCCGCAGCTGGTCTGCCGATCGCACGCGTCCACCTGACATTCTCCATGCTGCATCCGCTCTATGATGCGCTCGGCTTTACCTGGCAGCGTTCAAGCGGCCTTGTGGTGGAAGGTTACAGACACACGCCGGGCGAAAAGCCGGAGCGCTTCTTGCTGAGCCCCTATTACTATCTTCTGTGCAATAATCTTGAGCATGTGCGCCGCCGCCTCGATGCCGATAGCCCCAATGAGTTTCCGATATTTGAAGAGCTGAAGAAGGAAGGCATAACTGACTATCTCGCCTTTGTTCAGCCGTTCAGCGGCGAGTCGGCACAGGGCATGATGGGCTCGTGGTCGACGGATAGCAGCGCCGGTTTCAGCGAAAGCATGATTGGCGCTCTATTGAAACTGCAAAATCATTTGGCTGTTGCGGCCAAAATGGCAGTTCTCGGCAAGCTTGCCGATAATATGCTGTCAACCTATCTGGGCGGCAATGCGGGCAAGCGCGTCCTCAACGGGCAGATTCGTCGCGGTGATGGCGAAACAATCCGCGCTGCCCTGGTGATGGGTGATATGCGCCAGTCGACCATGCTGGCCGAAAAAGAAGGGCGTCAGGCCTATATCGATACGCTCAACCATTTCTTTGACGCGATTGCCGCGCCATTCAACCGTGGCGGCGGTGAAATCCTTAGTTTCATGGGCGATGGTTTCCTTGCCGTTTATCCCTGCGGGCGGCACAAGGACCCATCCAAGGTTGCCTGTCAGGCCGCGCTGTCAGCTGTCTTCAAGGCACAGACCCGTGTGGCAGAGCTTAACCGCGAACGGCGCAAGGATGGCCTCAGCGATATTCGTTATGGCATTGGCCTGCATGTGGGCAATGTCATGTTCGGCAATGTTGGCCTGAAAGACCGCCTGACCTTTTCCGCCTTCGGATCTGCGGTCAACGAAGTCCAGCGGCTGCAGGGCCTGACCAAGAAATATTCGCGTGAAGTTGTCGCCAGCCAGGCATTTGCCACCTATTGCGGCGGTGAATGGACGACATTGGGTGAAGAAAAACTGCGCGGCGTCGGGCAAAAAGTCACTGTTCTTCTACCGAAACAATCGGCTACAGTCGTTCCCGAGGATGCATTCGACGAAGTAGCCTATGATGGGCTGTCAGAGGCAGAACAGGTCATGCTGTTGCATCGCGACGCGAAGATTCAGGATCAGAGGCCCCTTCTGGAGAAGTTCATGCAATGA
- a CDS encoding nucleotide sugar dehydrogenase, whose translation MAVSSSPFTDLSSKINARGAHAGVIGLGYVGLPLAITLAHSGFSVTGFDIDPNKITALDAGRSYIEAVSDAALGAETSKNRFRSTTDFSQLAGCDVIIICVPTPLTKHRDPDLSFVETTSHAIARTLRPGQLIVLESTTYPGTTDDVVKTILEKTGLKSGVDFFLGFSPEREDPGNRDFQTSTIPKIVAGDGEEASLLMQAFYGAAVKTVVPVSSNATAEAVKLTENIFRAVNIALVNELKTVYAAMGIDIWEVIEAAKTKPFGYMPFYPGPGLGGHCIPIDPFYLTWKSREYELPTRFIELAGEINSAMPRYVVGKLAEALDIRLGKALSRSRVLVLGLAYKKNVPDIRESPSLRLIEIIEERGGHADYHDPFVAEIPSTREYMALKGLASVPLDEKTVKSYDAILVSTDHDGVDYAALAKWSPLIVDTRNIFAKLGLSAEHIVKS comes from the coding sequence TTGGCCGTTTCCTCCTCTCCGTTCACCGACCTTTCCAGCAAGATCAATGCGCGCGGCGCCCATGCGGGTGTGATCGGGCTTGGCTATGTCGGGCTGCCCTTGGCAATCACCCTTGCCCATAGCGGATTTTCCGTTACGGGCTTTGACATTGATCCGAACAAAATCACCGCTCTGGATGCGGGCCGTTCCTATATTGAAGCGGTTTCGGATGCGGCTCTTGGCGCGGAAACATCAAAGAACAGGTTTCGCTCGACAACCGATTTTTCGCAGCTTGCCGGTTGTGATGTGATCATCATCTGCGTGCCGACACCGCTGACCAAGCATCGCGATCCTGATTTGTCTTTCGTTGAGACAACGTCACACGCCATCGCCAGGACATTGCGGCCGGGGCAGTTGATTGTGCTTGAATCGACAACCTATCCCGGCACGACCGATGATGTGGTCAAAACCATTCTGGAAAAGACCGGTCTCAAGTCAGGTGTGGATTTCTTTCTGGGCTTTTCGCCTGAGCGGGAAGACCCCGGCAATCGCGATTTTCAGACCTCGACCATCCCGAAAATCGTTGCCGGTGATGGTGAGGAAGCCAGTCTGTTGATGCAGGCTTTCTACGGCGCTGCGGTTAAAACAGTTGTGCCTGTTTCCTCCAATGCAACCGCGGAAGCGGTGAAGCTGACGGAGAACATTTTCCGCGCCGTCAATATCGCGCTGGTGAACGAGTTGAAGACCGTTTACGCGGCGATGGGCATTGATATCTGGGAAGTGATCGAAGCGGCAAAGACAAAACCGTTTGGCTATATGCCATTTTATCCGGGTCCCGGTCTTGGCGGTCACTGTATTCCGATTGACCCGTTTTATCTCACATGGAAATCACGGGAATATGAGCTGCCGACCCGCTTTATCGAGCTTGCGGGCGAGATCAATTCGGCCATGCCGCGCTATGTGGTGGGCAAGCTTGCCGAGGCGCTGGATATCCGGCTCGGCAAGGCGCTCAGCCGCTCTCGCGTGCTGGTGCTGGGGCTGGCCTATAAGAAGAATGTGCCTGATATCCGCGAAAGCCCGTCGCTGCGGCTGATCGAGATCATCGAGGAACGCGGCGGCCATGCGGATTATCATGATCCCTTCGTTGCCGAGATACCCTCAACCCGCGAATATATGGCGCTGAAGGGCCTTGCCTCCGTGCCGCTGGATGAGAAGACAGTGAAATCCTACGATGCCATTCTGGTTTCAACCGATCATGACGGCGTCGACTATGCGGCACTGGCCAAATGGTCACCGCTGATTGTCGACACCCGCAATATTTTTGCCAAGCTGGGCCTGAGCGCCGAGCATATTGTGAAGTCGTAG
- a CDS encoding Csu type fimbrial protein: MKIKMTLRLLFSFIPALVFPLMLILGTLSFVQPAFAKNCHFTSSTAVIVDVDLADIKQDIRLPDFIYTCELDKPLNQWYKSEDNTRNVCIRIEPVGSQIRDNYSFNLINRDHPDVKLGFSLYDRFAKSMNDERVNRYLSTNNDTALATLEYGNSVWRRYGGFTSEDWLAKGHLSSLRIQLLDIDGENSIQSGTYTGSYRVWIYQTDDSVNTNFHGFHCNDNFITSKSMLGTIDISLTIKKNCEVHSQQNINFNTQVATSLAMREHHADGSISIRCTKLTPYFIAFNQGQNNVDGVRHMKSADGKSFIPYELCIDYACNKPWKNNPIHIGQGEVAVIDKLNLYYHLYQIVLIFARIPKLPAAPSEGIYTDTVVYTITY, encoded by the coding sequence ATGAAGATCAAAATGACGTTGAGGCTATTGTTTTCCTTCATCCCCGCTCTGGTGTTTCCACTCATGCTTATTCTGGGAACACTCAGCTTTGTCCAACCGGCATTTGCAAAAAATTGTCACTTCACGTCGTCGACGGCCGTCATTGTCGATGTGGATTTAGCCGACATCAAGCAAGACATACGACTTCCCGATTTCATCTATACATGTGAACTCGATAAACCTCTAAACCAATGGTATAAGAGTGAAGATAACACAAGAAACGTTTGTATTCGTATTGAGCCTGTTGGCTCTCAGATACGAGATAACTACAGCTTCAATCTAATAAATCGAGACCACCCCGACGTTAAGCTCGGCTTTAGTTTATATGATAGATTTGCCAAAAGTATGAACGACGAACGTGTAAACAGATATCTATCAACAAATAATGATACAGCACTCGCCACATTGGAGTATGGGAATTCCGTGTGGCGTCGATACGGAGGTTTTACATCTGAGGATTGGCTTGCAAAAGGTCACTTAAGCAGCCTTCGTATTCAACTTCTTGACATTGATGGTGAAAACTCGATTCAGTCCGGCACCTACACTGGCAGCTACAGAGTCTGGATATACCAAACGGACGATTCTGTGAATACTAATTTCCACGGATTTCATTGCAACGACAACTTTATTACCAGTAAGAGCATGCTCGGTACGATAGATATCTCGCTTACTATCAAAAAGAACTGCGAAGTTCATAGCCAGCAAAATATTAATTTTAATACCCAGGTGGCAACGTCTCTTGCGATGAGAGAACACCATGCCGATGGGAGTATATCAATCCGCTGCACCAAGTTAACGCCATATTTTATCGCCTTTAATCAAGGCCAGAACAACGTGGACGGGGTACGCCACATGAAGAGCGCCGACGGGAAGAGTTTTATTCCCTACGAGCTATGTATCGACTATGCCTGCAACAAGCCCTGGAAAAACAACCCGATTCATATTGGTCAGGGCGAGGTAGCAGTGATCGACAAACTTAACCTATACTATCACCTATACCAGATTGTTTTAATTTTTGCCAGAATTCCAAAACTCCCTGCCGCGCCATCGGAAGGCATCTATACAGACACCGTTGTCTACACAATCACCTATTAA
- a CDS encoding fimbria/pilus outer membrane usher protein, whose amino-acid sequence MILAVGLIGGTQAMAQDVSLTSQDILLSQDILSGQKMQPSQDLLLGVTVNDYPTGALVTFKRLPGGKLAAKPEDLRAAGIKPDRGIIGADGLIPLDNLRPVTWNYDEPRQIIVFTAPDEARVPASVAVGASHSPVDLSAVHSDFGSVLNYTLYGTYGAPWRHWNKQRNTGSLSGRFESRLLTPFGTFTNTALARMKAFTTFNHADTGLTRLDSNWRFTDPKHSLVYQVGDSVSSASSSGSSYRFGGIQINRNFSLRRDLVTSPVPSLSGTSAVPSTLDLYMNNIKVFSGEVPADPFDVTNLPRMSGGGDARIVMKDALGREVVTQHSYFFAPGMLGPGYIDFSAELGFPRIGYGSETFNYDRHLAGSASVRYGLTNWLTLEGHGESTRGLINGSAGFITSLGPFGSVNASYAGSQYAGETGGRASAFYQVSRNGYSLYIGADRSFGSYNDVSQVVDRNRGPYVPLASRAQAVDRIGVSFPLGFDPSSLSLGYSRIGSDSGDSGILTASWSRTVFDKASVYLSAYADLSSSGKSGIYGGISFPLGDRMYASANMSRTGDYMGIDTSLSKSASQTEGSVGWSLHDHESPGGTGSRSASASYRTRAADLSGSLDQSGDQGRVTGTIEGSIVAAGGDIFFANRIDDAFAVVKAGGPDVDVSVNNRRVGTTNSRGRALVPYLRSYDNNTVAIDPTNLPLDLQPESTQVVVVPADRSGTVVDFGVKKTEAALVNLTGPDGEPLKLGAAVQLDGTSQTAIAGYDGQTWLTDLSHHNNVTVTLPEAAGTCHASFDYESVAGTQPTIGPVPCH is encoded by the coding sequence ATGATCCTCGCAGTTGGATTGATTGGTGGAACACAGGCTATGGCTCAGGACGTCTCCCTCACCAGTCAGGATATTCTGCTCAGTCAGGACATACTATCCGGCCAGAAAATGCAGCCCAGTCAGGATCTGCTGCTCGGCGTCACCGTCAATGATTACCCAACCGGTGCATTGGTCACATTTAAACGGCTTCCCGGCGGCAAGCTCGCCGCGAAGCCGGAAGACTTGCGCGCAGCCGGTATCAAACCGGATCGTGGCATCATCGGTGCCGATGGGCTGATACCGCTGGACAATCTCCGGCCAGTCACATGGAATTATGACGAGCCCCGGCAAATCATTGTCTTCACCGCGCCCGATGAGGCGCGCGTACCCGCCAGCGTTGCTGTGGGGGCCTCCCACAGTCCGGTGGACCTGTCGGCGGTTCATTCTGATTTCGGCTCTGTGCTCAACTATACGCTTTACGGCACCTATGGCGCTCCCTGGCGCCATTGGAACAAGCAGCGCAATACCGGCTCATTGAGCGGCAGGTTTGAATCACGCCTGTTAACGCCGTTTGGTACCTTCACCAATACGGCCCTTGCCCGGATGAAAGCCTTTACCACCTTCAACCATGCTGACACTGGATTGACCCGTCTCGACAGCAACTGGCGTTTTACGGACCCGAAGCATTCGCTGGTCTATCAAGTCGGCGACTCCGTCTCCAGCGCGTCATCATCAGGCTCGTCCTATCGCTTCGGCGGCATCCAGATCAACCGCAATTTCAGCCTCCGCCGCGATCTGGTCACCAGCCCGGTTCCCAGCCTGTCGGGCACATCGGCCGTGCCCTCAACGCTTGATCTTTACATGAACAACATCAAAGTATTTTCCGGCGAAGTCCCCGCCGATCCCTTCGATGTGACAAATCTTCCTCGCATGAGCGGTGGCGGCGATGCCCGCATTGTCATGAAGGATGCGCTCGGGCGGGAAGTTGTCACACAGCATTCCTATTTCTTTGCCCCCGGCATGCTGGGTCCGGGCTATATCGACTTCTCAGCCGAACTCGGTTTCCCGCGCATCGGATATGGCAGTGAAACGTTCAATTATGACCGTCATCTCGCCGGTTCCGCCAGTGTCCGATATGGCCTCACCAATTGGCTGACGCTTGAAGGGCATGGCGAAAGCACGCGGGGCCTGATCAATGGCAGCGCCGGATTTATCACCAGTCTCGGCCCCTTTGGCTCCGTCAATGCCTCCTATGCCGGCAGTCAATATGCCGGCGAAACCGGTGGCCGGGCATCAGCCTTCTATCAGGTCTCACGCAATGGCTATTCCCTTTATATTGGCGCGGACCGTTCCTTTGGCAGCTACAACGATGTCAGCCAGGTGGTTGATCGCAACCGCGGCCCCTATGTACCACTCGCTTCGCGTGCCCAGGCAGTCGACCGGATCGGCGTGTCCTTTCCACTTGGCTTTGATCCATCGTCGCTCAGCCTTGGCTATTCACGCATTGGCAGCGATTCAGGCGATTCCGGCATTCTCACCGCATCCTGGTCGCGAACCGTGTTTGATAAGGCCTCTGTCTATCTCTCCGCCTATGCCGATCTGAGCAGCAGCGGCAAATCCGGCATTTATGGCGGCATTTCCTTTCCACTGGGTGACAGGATGTACGCATCCGCCAATATGTCGCGAACCGGCGACTACATGGGTATAGACACCAGCCTGTCGAAATCAGCGTCACAAACGGAAGGTTCGGTTGGCTGGTCGCTGCATGATCACGAGTCGCCCGGTGGCACCGGCAGCCGCTCCGCCTCCGCCAGTTACCGCACCCGCGCTGCCGATCTTTCGGGCTCGCTCGATCAGTCGGGCGATCAGGGCCGCGTCACCGGCACCATAGAGGGTTCGATTGTCGCCGCAGGTGGCGATATCTTCTTCGCCAACCGCATTGATGATGCTTTTGCCGTGGTCAAGGCAGGCGGCCCCGATGTTGATGTTTCCGTCAACAACCGCCGTGTCGGCACCACCAATTCGCGTGGCCGGGCGCTTGTCCCCTATCTCAGATCCTATGATAACAATACTGTCGCTATTGATCCGACCAATCTTCCCCTCGATCTGCAGCCGGAGTCAACGCAAGTCGTGGTTGTCCCGGCTGACCGCTCCGGCACGGTGGTGGATTTTGGCGTGAAGAAAACAGAGGCCGCCCTCGTCAACCTGACCGGACCCGATGGCGAACCGCTGAAACTCGGCGCTGCGGTTCAGCTTGATGGCACCAGCCAGACGGCAATTGCCGGTTATGACGGGCAGACATGGCTGACCGATCTGTCCCACCACAACAACGTCACCGTGACCCTGCCCGAAGCCGCCGGCACCTGTCATGCCAGCTTTGACTATGAATCGGTAGCGGGCACACAACCAACGATTGGTCCCGTTCCATGCCATTGA
- a CDS encoding fimbrial biogenesis chaperone, which produces MRSYLALLAVVFGLIFAQEGRAASLQVSPISVDLTAPARASSVNLRNTGTRPVNVQIRVFKWTQTEGKDQLVPALDVVASPPAASIQPDAAYTIRIARNGSAPPAGGEGAYRLLIDELPEVNLRRSNTGVGFVVQYSIPVFFGTRSASSELHWNISRDKGNLVLEATNKGNRHAKIANLKVTSSVGPLPFGNGLNGYVLPGSTMRWVAPVGARHISPGSSVNITASGDDYAVNESATVTGR; this is translated from the coding sequence ATGCGCTCATATCTCGCGCTTCTGGCGGTCGTCTTCGGGTTGATATTCGCGCAGGAAGGACGGGCGGCATCCCTACAGGTGTCGCCCATCTCCGTCGACCTGACTGCGCCAGCTCGAGCCTCGTCCGTCAATCTCCGCAACACCGGTACCCGCCCTGTCAATGTCCAGATCCGTGTGTTCAAATGGACCCAGACCGAGGGGAAGGACCAATTGGTTCCCGCTCTGGATGTGGTTGCCAGCCCTCCTGCTGCCTCCATACAGCCAGACGCCGCCTATACCATCAGGATTGCCCGTAATGGAAGCGCGCCGCCTGCCGGTGGCGAGGGCGCATACCGGCTGCTCATCGATGAACTACCCGAGGTGAACCTTCGCCGGTCGAACACAGGCGTCGGTTTTGTCGTGCAATATTCCATTCCTGTGTTTTTCGGCACCCGGTCCGCCAGCTCCGAGCTGCATTGGAATATCAGCCGCGACAAAGGCAATCTTGTGCTTGAGGCCACCAATAAGGGTAACCGCCACGCCAAAATTGCCAATCTGAAGGTCACATCATCTGTGGGACCGCTGCCGTTTGGCAATGGTCTGAACGGGTATGTCCTGCCCGGCAGCACCATGCGCTGGGTCGCTCCGGTTGGCGCGCGTCATATCTCGCCCGGCTCCAGCGTCAACATCACGGCGAGCGGAGATGATTATGCTGTTAACGAGTCAGCGACCGTCACAGGCCGCTAA
- a CDS encoding Csu type fimbrial protein, giving the protein MKMIIPILTAAAIGWSGTVYAAGDPAKATTAGNLDVQITISNDCSVSNVDSAKAGNAMLNFGEKATLEKLIEANTSTNVSAVQITCSKGTTYNIGLGKGLYYDKGSRRMAGGGGAYIPYDLYRSASDTIPWGTDKSKDTLAVTTTTDDETQPITIYGKVPTMATKPAAGLYKDTVAISVVF; this is encoded by the coding sequence ATGAAAATGATTATCCCGATCCTCACAGCGGCGGCGATTGGCTGGTCAGGGACGGTTTATGCAGCGGGCGACCCCGCTAAGGCGACGACGGCCGGCAATTTGGATGTTCAGATAACGATCTCCAACGACTGCAGCGTCAGTAATGTTGACAGTGCCAAAGCGGGTAACGCCATGCTGAATTTCGGTGAAAAAGCAACTCTGGAGAAACTGATTGAAGCGAACACGAGCACAAATGTCAGTGCTGTTCAGATTACATGCTCCAAAGGGACAACATACAATATCGGCCTTGGCAAAGGTCTGTACTACGATAAAGGCTCGCGAAGAATGGCCGGTGGTGGTGGCGCGTATATCCCCTACGATTTGTATCGTAGTGCGAGCGACACAATTCCATGGGGTACCGACAAAAGCAAGGATACCCTGGCTGTCACAACGACGACGGACGACGAAACCCAGCCAATAACGATCTATGGCAAGGTTCCAACGATGGCAACAAAGCCAGCAGCGGGCCTTTATAAAGACACCGTCGCCATTAGCGTCGTTTTCTAA
- a CDS encoding Csu type fimbrial protein → MNKTKIIIPILTAAAIGWSGAAYADPAESPPLPVVKGVIKGYVDDVKLKPQDPEKKLDKPGAINKPGAIKGTVLPPPAPVPPVPVPPAPVPPAPVPTKASTTAGNLDVQITISNDCIVSNVDSAKAGNAMLNFGEKATLEKLIEANTSTNVSAVQITCSKGTTYNIGLGKGLYYDNGSRRMAGGGGAYIPYDLYRSASDTIPWGTEKGKDTLAVTTTTEDETQPITIYGKVPTMATKPAAGLYKDTVAISVVF, encoded by the coding sequence ATGAACAAAACGAAAATCATTATCCCGATCCTCACCGCGGCTGCGATTGGTTGGTCAGGAGCGGCTTATGCGGACCCTGCGGAGTCGCCGCCATTACCAGTAGTAAAGGGCGTCATTAAGGGTTATGTAGACGATGTAAAACTTAAGCCGCAAGACCCTGAAAAAAAACTTGATAAACCGGGTGCCATCAATAAACCGGGTGCCATCAAAGGTACCGTACTCCCACCACCCGCGCCCGTACCACCCGTGCCCGTACCACCCGCGCCCGTACCACCCGCGCCCGTACCCACTAAGGCCTCAACGACTGCCGGCAATTTGGATGTTCAGATAACGATCTCCAACGACTGCATCGTCAGTAATGTTGACAGTGCCAAAGCGGGTAACGCCATGCTGAATTTCGGTGAAAAAGCAACTCTGGAGAAACTGATTGAAGCGAACACGAGCACAAATGTCAGTGCTGTTCAGATTACATGCTCCAAAGGGACAACATACAATATCGGCCTTGGCAAAGGTCTGTACTACGATAACGGCTCGCGAAGAATGGCCGGTGGTGGTGGCGCGTATATCCCCTACGATTTGTATCGTAGTGCGAGCGACACAATTCCATGGGGTACCGAGAAAGGCAAGGATACCCTGGCTGTCACAACGACGACGGAAGACGAAACCCAGCCAATAACGATCTATGGCAAGGTTCCAACGATGGCAACAAAGCCAGCAGCGGGCCTTTATAAAGACACCGTCGCCATCAGCGTCGTTTTCTAA
- a CDS encoding DUF3095 domain-containing protein translates to MGAISNDSFFDTLPVFIEFEGVADANNYKPLPDDWLLAVADIVGSTKAIEEGRYKAVNMAGASVISALLNALGKRDYPFVFGGDGALVAIPASAAGQARQALASVQAWVKDDLQLSLRTALVPMTEIKAQGLEVRVARFSASADVFYAMFTGGGSSWAEAQMKAGKYAVEAAPSGARPDLTGLSCRWNPIQARNGEILSIIAIPGDAGATAPFQRLVAEIIAIAAEQSRGSHPLPEEGPPIAFNTSGLETEARATVPKGKRFLRKIAILAQIALTVSLDRLGLTFGNFDPRQYKRDVAQNSDFRKFDDGLKMTIDIDAARLQRIETLLERAAQSGIARFGLHKQDSALMTCFVPTPMSRNHVHFIDGASGGYAMAASNLKAKLS, encoded by the coding sequence ATGGGCGCCATTTCAAACGATAGCTTCTTCGACACACTTCCGGTCTTCATTGAATTCGAAGGCGTCGCGGATGCGAATAATTATAAGCCGCTTCCGGATGACTGGCTGCTGGCCGTGGCGGATATTGTCGGCTCGACCAAGGCCATTGAAGAAGGGCGCTACAAGGCGGTGAACATGGCGGGCGCCAGTGTCATCTCTGCCCTGCTCAATGCGCTGGGCAAAAGGGATTACCCCTTTGTTTTCGGGGGCGATGGCGCGCTGGTGGCAATTCCCGCTTCCGCCGCCGGGCAGGCACGTCAGGCCCTCGCCTCTGTTCAGGCCTGGGTGAAGGATGATCTGCAGCTGAGTTTGCGCACGGCGCTCGTACCCATGACCGAGATCAAAGCACAGGGGCTTGAGGTGCGCGTCGCGCGCTTCAGCGCCAGTGCGGATGTCTTCTATGCCATGTTTACAGGGGGTGGCAGCAGCTGGGCGGAAGCGCAAATGAAAGCCGGCAAATATGCCGTTGAAGCGGCCCCATCCGGCGCTCGCCCTGATCTGACTGGCCTCTCCTGCCGCTGGAACCCAATTCAGGCGCGCAATGGAGAAATCCTGTCGATCATTGCCATTCCGGGTGATGCGGGCGCAACCGCGCCATTCCAGCGTCTTGTGGCAGAAATTATTGCCATTGCTGCGGAACAAAGCCGTGGTTCCCATCCGTTGCCGGAAGAAGGACCGCCCATTGCGTTCAATACAAGCGGTCTTGAAACCGAAGCACGCGCCACGGTGCCCAAGGGAAAGCGTTTCCTGCGCAAGATTGCGATCCTCGCCCAGATTGCCCTCACCGTAAGTCTTGACCGGCTTGGCCTGACATTCGGGAATTTTGATCCGAGACAATATAAGCGCGACGTGGCGCAGAATTCGGATTTCCGTAAATTCGACGATGGCCTGAAAATGACCATCGATATCGATGCCGCAAGATTGCAGCGCATTGAAACACTTCTGGAGCGCGCCGCACAATCGGGCATTGCGCGTTTTGGCCTGCACAAGCAGGATTCCGCATTGATGACCTGTTTTGTGCCGACACCCATGTCACGCAACCATGTGCATTTCATCGACGGCGCATCGGGCGGCTATGCCATGGCCGCAAGCAACCTCAAGGCAAAGCTGTCCTGA